One region of Armigeres subalbatus isolate Guangzhou_Male chromosome 3, GZ_Asu_2, whole genome shotgun sequence genomic DNA includes:
- the LOC134219775 gene encoding BOS complex subunit ncln, giving the protein MFEEADHFADLFRGGLPYYLLITLPILIICSSNPVLAASEFGVQRMSQFDVHGTPYGCRASTLNLEAKSLYTWQTSRHCIVTRLQDMTIDQFREIRAKAGGLVILLPENFSSLSLEEKQHIHMLEQAMMLQEISIPVYFSRYNPKMNEIVNDVTKTTSVKQQKSSQERESAISEILGSISANGYQIVVSGTSHSANKQTKISIIQGELTPTKHAVKTNDGESKLPLIILTAHLDTFGLINGPLKNVDVAVLLTLAELFSKLHASIPKYRLMFLVSESGSLLNFQGMKKWLDSNIDENVQLQQAEFVICLDSISKTLTNDNIFMHVSKPPKEGTPMNGFYKTLKTVALRYGNATVEGVHKKINLADTLLAWEHERFSMKRMPAFTISNLKSHKDYLRNTIFEDEDEEEQLNKLKTNVKILAETLASYIYSLPVDNAAGSGEIFTGSMAITKDSIRPWLHVRSSQQNNDLKNAFEKYLKNVKVSYDKPDPREPDFMLYDERDGLLNIYNVKPAVFDLFLTFMIVAYLAVIYLAIFHFPKLYTIVCRMTVNKVKVN; this is encoded by the exons ATGTTCGAAGAGGCCGATCACTTTGCTGATCTTTTCCGCGGCGGATTGCCCTACTATCTACTAATCACATTACCAATTCTAATTATCTGCTCATCGAACCCGGTACTGGCCGCCAGTGAGTTCGGCGTTCAACGAATGTCCCAGTTTGATGTACATGGAACTCCGTATG GTTGCCGTGCTTCGACGTTAAATCTGGAAGCGAAGTCCCTTTACACATGGCAAACTTCCCGACACTGTATTGTCACTCGTCTGCAGGATATGACCATTGACCAATTCCGAGAAATCCGTGCCAAAGCAGGTGGTTTGGTTATACTgctaccggagaatttctcctCACTCAGTTTAGAGGAGAAACAA cACATTCATATGCTCGAGCAAGCAATGATGCTTCAAGAGATTTCCATTCCGGTGTACTTTTCGCGGTATAATCCGAAAATGAACGAGATCGTTAACGATGTTACCAAAACCACCAGTGTAAAACAACAAAAGTCTTCCCAAGAGCGTGAATCTGCCATTAGTGAAATTTTGGGATCAATCTCGGCCAATGGCTACCAAATTGTCGTGTCTGGTACGAGCCATAGCGCAAATAAGCAAACGAAAATTTCAATCATCCAAGGGGAGCTTACTCCTACGAAGCACGCCGTTAAAACTAACGATGGCGAGAGCAAGCTGCCTCTTATCATCCTTACGGCCCACTTGGATACGTTCGGTTTGATCAACGGCCCCCTGAAGAACGTCGATGTGGCTGTGCTGCTCACACTAGCAGAATTGTTCAGCAAGCTGCATGCTAGCATTCCCAAGTACCGACTCATGTTCTTGGTGTCTGAATCGGGAAGTCTTCTGAACTTCCAGGGCATGAAAAAGTGGCTCGACTCCAACATAGATGAGAACGTTCAGCTCCAACAGGCTGAGTTTGTCATATGTCTAGATTCCATCAGCAAAACACTTACCAATGATAACATATTCATGCATGTTTCCAAACCGCCCAAGGAAGGTACGCCTATGAATGGGTTCTACAAAACACTGAAAACCGTTGCGCTGCGATACGGCAACGCCACTGTTGAGGGTGTGCACAAAAAGATCAATCTGGCGGATACCCTGCTGGCATGGGAACATGAGCGCTTCAGCATGAAGCGTATGCCAGCGTTTACAATTTCCAATTTGAAG TCTCACAAAGATTACCTCCGGAACACAATCTTCGAGGATGAAGACGAAGAGGAACAACTGAACAAGTTGAAAACAAACGTGAAAATTCTGGCCGAAACCCTCGCCAGCTACATCTACAGTTTGCCCGTGGACAATGCTGCCGGTAGCGGCGAGATCTTCACCGGGTCAATGGCCATCACCAAAGACAGCATTCGGCCGTGGTTGCACGTCCGTTCGAGTCAACAGAATAATGATCTCAAAAATGCCTTCGAGAAGTACCTTAAGAATGTAAAAGTCAGCTACGACAAACCGGATCCCCGTGAACCAGATTTTATGCTGTACGACGAGCGCGATGGTCTGCTCAACATCTATAACGTCAAGCCAGCCGTGTTCGATTTGTTTCTGACGTTCATGATTGTGGCGTACCTGGCCGTGATTTATTTAGCCATATTCCATTTCCCTAAATTGTACACCATTGTTTGCCGCATGACCGTGAATAAGGTCAAGGTGAATTGA